From a region of the Paenibacillus segetis genome:
- a CDS encoding LacI family DNA-binding transcriptional regulator, protein MKATIRDVAKLAGVSISTVSRVMNAPNAVVESKRERVLEAIEQLKYQPNAFARGLIYKKSFTLGLLIPDIENLFYAGVIRGMQDACIKLGYSLMICNTDRDKERLLSYIDTFHEKQVDGVVLASDILYPEYYDKLMGCRIPFVLVSSHSDEYDIPSVEIDDEVAAYDAVKFLIELGHKQIGMIGFNHDNSIAGPPRYEGFKRALTEFGLEHNIEKIKYANHRYEHAYHAAHELFTEFPDLTAVFCVADEFAMGTISYLKDLNILVPGQVSVVGFDNLRMASMFIPKLTTIAQPIYELGYRAAEKLHELLTTGTVEVIREKMEHKLIVRESSREK, encoded by the coding sequence ATGAAAGCAACGATTCGAGATGTCGCCAAGTTGGCGGGGGTATCCATAAGTACCGTATCACGTGTAATGAATGCACCGAATGCGGTGGTCGAGAGCAAACGTGAACGCGTATTGGAGGCGATTGAGCAACTCAAATATCAACCCAATGCGTTCGCACGTGGTCTGATTTATAAGAAATCTTTTACGCTGGGCCTGCTTATTCCTGATATTGAGAACCTGTTCTACGCAGGGGTTATTCGGGGAATGCAGGATGCGTGCATTAAACTCGGGTACAGTCTGATGATATGTAATACGGACCGAGATAAGGAACGTCTGCTGTCGTACATTGATACATTTCATGAGAAACAGGTGGATGGAGTCGTGTTAGCCAGTGATATACTTTATCCTGAGTATTATGACAAATTAATGGGCTGTCGGATTCCTTTTGTGCTTGTGTCATCCCATTCGGATGAGTATGACATTCCTAGCGTAGAAATTGATGATGAAGTTGCTGCTTACGATGCGGTGAAATTCCTGATCGAGCTAGGTCATAAGCAAATCGGGATGATTGGCTTCAATCATGATAATTCGATAGCGGGACCACCTCGTTATGAAGGATTCAAAAGAGCTCTAACGGAATTTGGTCTCGAACATAATATCGAGAAGATCAAATACGCTAACCATCGTTATGAGCATGCATATCATGCAGCTCATGAGTTGTTTACCGAATTTCCTGATTTGACGGCGGTATTCTGCGTTGCTGACGAGTTCGCAATGGGGACGATTTCTTATTTGAAAGACCTGAATATTCTTGTGCCAGGGCAGGTATCTGTTGTGGGCTTTGATAACCTGCGGATGGCGAGTATGTTTATTCCGAAGCTGACGACGATTGCGCAGCCGATCTATGAACTAGGATACCGTGCTGCTGAGAAGCTACATGAGTTGCTCACTACCGGAACTGTCGAGGTAATCAGAGAGAAGATGGAACATAAGTTAATTGTAAGAGAATCATCACGAGAAAAATGA
- a CDS encoding ABC transporter substrate-binding protein — translation MRKATGRKMSLALMLCLSFIMVLSACGGGNNSAAKTDPPATQATNNNQDKATAAPVEATGSPLELAMKGEYKGTKVTMFGPFVDADQVKFETSIKEFEEKTGIDIQYEGSKEFEATINIRVDGGNAPDIADFPQPGLLASIAKTGKVIDLTSILDQAKLKANYNQSWLDMATMDGKDGKIMSGVWNRSNVKSLVWYPKKQFDEAGYKVPETWDELMALTEQIAKDGDPAWSIGIESGAATGWPATDWVEDIMLRTTTPENYDKWVKGELPFTSPEVKHAIEVMSDIWMNKDYVYGGTKSIVTTAFGDAALPLFDNPPKAWLHRQANFITSFFPETAKVDEDYAWFYLPSIDSQYGKPVLVAGDIYAMFNDRPEVRAVMEFFTTGESIKTWVQSGGVIAPMNDASLDWYTSESDRRMAKLVQDASTLRFDGSDLMPGKVGAGTFWKGMTDYVSGTASLDDALKQIQSGWDN, via the coding sequence ATGAGAAAAGCTACAGGACGCAAAATGTCATTAGCTTTAATGCTTTGTCTATCATTCATTATGGTGTTGAGTGCGTGTGGTGGAGGAAATAACAGCGCGGCAAAGACAGATCCTCCGGCAACCCAAGCTACAAATAACAATCAAGATAAAGCTACTGCCGCTCCTGTTGAGGCGACTGGGTCACCACTGGAACTTGCGATGAAAGGTGAGTATAAAGGGACAAAAGTAACAATGTTTGGACCGTTCGTAGATGCCGATCAAGTGAAATTTGAGACCAGTATCAAAGAATTTGAGGAAAAAACAGGTATAGATATTCAATATGAAGGTTCTAAGGAATTTGAAGCTACGATTAATATTCGTGTTGATGGTGGTAACGCCCCGGATATCGCTGATTTTCCACAACCGGGTCTGTTAGCATCCATTGCTAAGACAGGTAAGGTTATTGATCTGACTAGTATTTTGGATCAGGCTAAATTGAAAGCTAACTACAATCAAAGCTGGCTGGATATGGCAACAATGGACGGAAAAGACGGCAAAATTATGTCAGGGGTTTGGAACCGCAGTAATGTGAAGAGCCTCGTATGGTATCCGAAGAAACAATTTGATGAAGCAGGCTACAAAGTTCCTGAAACTTGGGATGAATTAATGGCACTAACTGAACAAATTGCTAAAGATGGTGATCCTGCATGGAGCATTGGTATTGAAAGCGGCGCTGCAACAGGTTGGCCTGCAACAGATTGGGTTGAAGATATTATGCTTCGTACAACAACTCCAGAGAACTATGACAAGTGGGTAAAAGGAGAGCTACCGTTCACCTCCCCTGAAGTTAAGCATGCGATTGAGGTTATGTCTGATATTTGGATGAATAAGGACTATGTATATGGTGGAACTAAATCCATCGTAACGACTGCATTCGGTGATGCTGCGCTCCCACTGTTCGATAATCCACCGAAAGCTTGGCTCCACCGTCAAGCTAACTTTATTACAAGCTTCTTCCCTGAGACAGCCAAAGTAGATGAAGATTACGCTTGGTTCTACCTTCCGTCGATTGACTCACAATACGGTAAACCTGTACTTGTAGCTGGTGACATTTACGCGATGTTCAATGACCGCCCTGAAGTACGTGCGGTAATGGAATTCTTCACTACGGGTGAATCGATCAAAACTTGGGTTCAATCGGGTGGTGTCATCGCTCCAATGAACGATGCTTCTCTTGATTGGTACACCTCTGAATCCGACCGCCGTATGGCGAAGCTGGTTCAAGATGCTTCCACACTTCGCTTTGATGGTTCAGACCTTATGCCTGGTAAAGTAGGCGCAGGTACCTTCTGGAAAGGTATGACCGACTATGTAAGTGGAACAGCTTCCTTGGATGATGCATTGAAACAAATTCAATCTGGCTGGGATAACTAA
- a CDS encoding carbohydrate ABC transporter permease — translation MSSQAKQRISMRAVLLSIGVLIANIAVNGLIFMFFRDSTLNPLITAVLAVLWGVLGVYLIYYTLTWAVEQYPDDIGKRVLPFIFIGPAVILLGWLLVLPALRTLYLSFFNASSEKFVGLSNYAAIFSDHLMATALRNNLLWVFVGTLACVAMGLLIAILADRSSYEKIAKSIIFMPMAISFVAAGVIWKFIYYYQPGDEQIGLLNAIVTFFGGEPQAWTSMIQPWNNFFLIIILIWMQTGFAMVIFSAAIKGVPEDILEAARVDGSNEVKIFFRIIIPYISTTILTVTTTIIVFTLKIFDVVMVMTGGQYDTEVVATQFYRQFFMYRNFGYGSTLAIVLLIAVLPVIIINLRQFRKQGGF, via the coding sequence ATGAGTTCACAAGCAAAGCAAAGAATCAGCATGAGGGCAGTGCTCTTATCCATTGGCGTATTGATTGCTAATATCGCCGTTAATGGTTTGATCTTCATGTTCTTTCGGGATTCAACGCTTAATCCGCTGATTACGGCTGTTCTTGCCGTCCTTTGGGGTGTTCTGGGTGTATATCTGATTTACTATACCCTGACATGGGCGGTTGAACAGTACCCTGATGATATTGGAAAAAGAGTTCTACCTTTTATTTTCATTGGGCCGGCGGTCATTTTACTAGGTTGGTTATTGGTACTACCCGCATTACGTACACTCTATTTGAGCTTTTTCAATGCAAGTTCGGAGAAGTTTGTTGGTCTAAGTAACTATGCTGCCATTTTCAGCGATCACCTGATGGCAACAGCACTGCGTAATAACCTCCTCTGGGTTTTTGTAGGAACACTAGCTTGTGTAGCCATGGGGTTATTAATTGCTATTCTTGCGGATCGAAGTAGCTATGAGAAGATTGCCAAGTCCATTATCTTTATGCCGATGGCGATTTCATTCGTAGCGGCAGGTGTCATCTGGAAATTCATTTATTACTATCAACCAGGTGATGAGCAAATAGGACTTCTCAATGCGATTGTTACTTTCTTTGGCGGTGAACCTCAGGCTTGGACGAGTATGATTCAGCCATGGAATAATTTCTTTTTAATTATTATCTTGATTTGGATGCAGACGGGCTTTGCGATGGTTATTTTTTCAGCAGCAATCAAAGGCGTTCCTGAAGATATTTTGGAAGCGGCACGTGTAGATGGATCGAATGAAGTGAAGATATTCTTCCGTATCATCATACCCTACATTTCAACCACAATCCTGACAGTCACAACGACGATCATCGTCTTTACCTTGAAAATATTTGACGTCGTCATGGTGATGACGGGAGGTCAATACGATACAGAAGTGGTAGCAACACAGTTCTATCGGCAGTTCTTTATGTACCGTAACTTCGGTTATGGTTCGACGCTCGCTATCGTCCTGCTGATTGCGGTCTTGCCAGTCATCATTATCAATCTGCGTCAATTCCGTAAGCAGGGGGGATTCTAA
- a CDS encoding carbohydrate ABC transporter permease: MALKRKKKGKKTLVNIILGIICFIWLLPTLGLFVSSFRPAADILHTGWWKVLPHQAWSAGETIQLPKEVDLREPIAVNGTNYSDDQLKAGVTVDGKRLLWENRRARTINVQEKAWEFKPALTLQNYKNVLSGKEYKLKEADGSETLQKGTGLSQAFWNTLTIAVPATVIPVLIASFAAYAFAWLRFPGRKTLFVMIIAMLVIPLQVALIPVLKDYTSLGLNGSYLGIWLAHTAFGLPLVTYFMYNFISQLPKDLFESAFMDGASHFTIFAKLILPLSVPALASIGIFQFLWVWNDYLVSLIFIGNQPSVQVMSMKIADLVGSRGNDWHLLTSAAFISMLMPLAIFFLLQKYFVRGLMGGSIKG; this comes from the coding sequence ATGGCCTTGAAGAGGAAGAAAAAAGGGAAAAAGACGCTGGTGAATATCATACTCGGAATTATATGTTTCATTTGGCTTCTCCCGACACTTGGGCTGTTTGTCTCATCCTTCCGTCCTGCAGCGGACATACTGCATACCGGTTGGTGGAAAGTATTACCTCACCAGGCATGGAGTGCGGGTGAGACGATTCAGCTTCCCAAGGAAGTGGATCTTCGTGAACCGATTGCAGTAAACGGTACGAACTATAGTGATGATCAGTTAAAAGCGGGGGTTACAGTAGACGGTAAACGTCTGTTATGGGAGAACCGCAGAGCACGTACCATTAACGTGCAGGAGAAAGCATGGGAGTTTAAGCCTGCTCTTACATTACAGAACTACAAGAATGTGTTGTCTGGCAAGGAATACAAGCTTAAGGAAGCTGACGGTAGTGAAACGTTGCAGAAAGGAACAGGGCTGTCCCAAGCTTTTTGGAATACCCTCACGATTGCGGTTCCAGCAACCGTAATTCCGGTCTTGATCGCGTCTTTTGCTGCATATGCCTTTGCTTGGCTACGATTCCCGGGACGTAAAACCTTGTTTGTCATGATAATCGCAATGTTGGTTATACCGCTTCAGGTCGCACTGATCCCTGTACTGAAGGACTATACCTCACTTGGACTGAACGGAAGTTATTTGGGAATTTGGCTGGCACATACCGCCTTTGGTTTACCATTGGTTACGTATTTCATGTACAACTTTATTAGCCAATTGCCTAAGGATTTGTTTGAATCGGCATTCATGGATGGAGCGAGTCATTTTACGATCTTTGCTAAATTGATTCTTCCTTTATCCGTACCTGCATTGGCATCGATCGGGATCTTTCAGTTCTTATGGGTATGGAATGACTATCTCGTCTCGCTCATTTTTATTGGTAATCAACCGAGCGTGCAGGTCATGTCGATGAAAATTGCCGATCTGGTGGGTTCGCGCGGTAACGACTGGCATTTGTTAACTTCTGCTGCTTTTATATCGATGTTGATGCCACTGGCTATTTTCTTCCTATTACAAAAGTATTTCGTCAGAGGACTGATGGGTGGATCGATCAAAGGGTAA
- a CDS encoding glycoside hydrolase family 65 protein: MKMRPYEHPEALYPYHDWSLLEDSYQDENNQRSESVFALGNGYIGMRGNFEEGYHGTSGTSVTGNYLNGFYDSEPIVYPEGAYGYPLRNQAMLNVTNAQIMELIINGHTFHMNTGKVHRYKRELDMKGGILHRMVEWESPAGHLVLIRIQRMVALQHKHLAAIHYEVTALNFEGTVVITSVMDGEVIRSEATDDPRLGGGNTEPNLLIEDVQHSESLAWMKQRTRYTNFVLATAMSHTLHSLSESRVTKKLDGERISVQFALPVLQGEKVALTKYISYHTSKDYDESELMNRASDVLQMAEGKGFEELAREQQVFLEKFWRHADVEIGGDPALQQGIRFNAFQLLQSVGRDGVTNIGAKGLTGEGYEGHYFWDTEMYILPFFTYTQPEIGRALLEFRYNTLDKARERAAVMSQKGALYPWRTIDGEENSAFFPAGTAQAHINADIAYGIKQYVQATGDDEFLVTKGAEILFETSRFWADLGHFNPTRGGAFCIDAVTGPDEYTAIVNNNAYTNLMVQDQLRYSYETAGFLREQYPEHYQRLALEIGLTEEEIKGWLHAADHMFVPFDDELGIYAQDDTFLSKQKWDFDNTPADQYPLLLNFHPLVIYRHQVLKQADLVMALFLLGEQFPLEDKIRNYNYYEPLTTHDSSLSPCIHSIVSAEIGDLEGAYSYFDRTVRMDLDDINRNAKDGLHTAAMSGSWMSIVNGFGGMRLYDGMLCFSPTLPSQWQSYRFKIVNKGQLLDIFVTREGVEYTLLEGSELEIRHKGHKLTLSPQTSIKVPAEVILGRAAPQ; the protein is encoded by the coding sequence ATGAAGATGAGACCATACGAACATCCAGAAGCGTTGTACCCTTATCATGATTGGAGTCTTCTTGAAGATTCCTATCAGGATGAGAACAATCAGCGAAGCGAGAGCGTATTCGCACTAGGGAACGGGTACATCGGGATGCGGGGTAACTTTGAGGAAGGTTATCACGGTACAAGCGGAACGTCGGTTACGGGGAATTATCTTAATGGATTTTACGACTCTGAGCCCATTGTCTATCCCGAAGGTGCATACGGGTATCCTTTGAGAAATCAGGCTATGCTCAACGTTACCAATGCTCAAATAATGGAGCTTATTATTAATGGTCATACCTTTCATATGAATACAGGGAAGGTTCACCGTTATAAGCGGGAACTAGATATGAAGGGCGGGATCCTACATCGAATGGTGGAATGGGAGTCGCCTGCAGGCCACCTTGTATTGATCCGAATTCAGCGTATGGTGGCCTTGCAACACAAGCATCTGGCGGCGATACATTATGAGGTAACGGCACTAAATTTTGAGGGGACAGTGGTAATTACCTCTGTAATGGATGGTGAAGTTATCAGATCAGAGGCTACGGATGATCCTCGGTTAGGTGGAGGAAACACGGAACCTAACCTCCTAATTGAGGATGTCCAGCATAGTGAATCATTGGCTTGGATGAAACAGCGAACTCGGTATACCAATTTTGTGCTTGCAACGGCAATGAGTCATACATTGCATTCGCTATCTGAAAGCCGAGTAACGAAGAAGTTGGACGGAGAGCGCATATCAGTACAATTTGCTCTCCCGGTATTACAAGGAGAAAAGGTTGCTCTTACGAAATATATTTCTTATCATACTTCCAAGGATTATGACGAGAGTGAACTGATGAATAGAGCAAGCGATGTACTGCAGATGGCGGAGGGGAAAGGCTTTGAGGAACTGGCACGTGAACAGCAGGTCTTCCTGGAGAAATTCTGGCGCCATGCTGATGTGGAAATCGGTGGTGATCCAGCGCTACAGCAGGGGATTCGCTTCAATGCGTTTCAGTTGCTTCAATCGGTAGGACGCGATGGAGTTACGAATATTGGAGCAAAGGGCTTGACTGGAGAAGGGTATGAAGGCCATTACTTTTGGGATACAGAAATGTATATTCTGCCTTTCTTTACGTATACCCAGCCAGAGATTGGTAGGGCGCTGTTAGAGTTCCGCTATAACACACTTGATAAGGCCCGCGAGAGGGCGGCAGTGATGTCACAGAAGGGGGCGCTCTATCCATGGCGCACCATAGATGGAGAAGAGAATTCAGCTTTCTTTCCAGCTGGTACAGCACAGGCCCATATCAACGCTGATATTGCCTACGGAATTAAACAATATGTACAAGCGACGGGGGATGATGAGTTCCTCGTGACGAAGGGCGCGGAAATTTTGTTTGAGACTTCTCGCTTCTGGGCAGATCTGGGTCATTTCAATCCGACCCGCGGGGGAGCCTTCTGCATTGACGCCGTAACGGGTCCAGATGAATACACAGCAATCGTCAATAACAATGCCTATACGAACTTGATGGTACAGGATCAGCTACGTTATTCTTATGAGACCGCAGGGTTTCTTCGAGAGCAATATCCCGAGCACTATCAACGGCTAGCACTAGAGATAGGCTTAACAGAAGAAGAAATCAAGGGTTGGCTTCATGCCGCGGACCATATGTTTGTTCCCTTCGATGATGAGCTCGGTATTTATGCACAGGATGATACGTTTCTAAGCAAACAGAAATGGGATTTCGATAATACTCCGGCAGATCAATATCCACTGTTATTGAACTTTCACCCGCTGGTCATTTACCGTCATCAGGTGCTCAAACAGGCGGATCTGGTCATGGCATTATTTTTACTAGGAGAACAATTTCCATTAGAAGATAAAATCCGGAACTATAACTATTACGAACCGCTCACTACCCATGATTCATCGTTATCTCCGTGCATTCATAGTATCGTGTCTGCGGAAATCGGGGACTTGGAAGGAGCGTACTCCTATTTCGATCGTACGGTTCGCATGGATCTTGATGATATTAATCGTAATGCTAAGGATGGACTACACACTGCTGCCATGTCAGGTTCATGGATGTCTATCGTAAATGGTTTCGGTGGGATGCGTCTGTACGATGGTATGCTGTGTTTCAGCCCTACACTTCCGTCACAATGGCAAAGCTATCGATTCAAAATAGTGAACAAAGGGCAACTCCTCGACATCTTCGTCACCCGTGAAGGCGTGGAATATACGCTGCTCGAGGGTTCTGAATTAGAAATCAGGCATAAGGGGCATAAGCTGACCTTGTCTCCGCAGACCTCTATCAAGGTTCCTGCTGAGGTAATATTAGGGAGAGCTGCCCCACAATAA
- a CDS encoding ABC transporter substrate binding protein has product MIYERVRLRLSKGWIAILLIVVVFSLTLVHPAKANAEKTAPKNVLIINSYHKGFTWTDNENDSIEAQLRDVPNAPVIFNEYMDWKRYPTDANLNNFYDMIKVKYANVYIDAIVVTDDNALSFAIKYRKEILNDAPIIFCGVNWIGAYDMINENNITGVLEQVDPSETIHMSLKINPLIKNVYLVFDNSESGISTGELVTDKIQALNLGLKVIPMNNLSNEEMMATVSTLSSDSMILLTTYYSDSTGTINEFDRFASELSLNSSVPVYGIYDYALNHGVIGGSLISGEIQGQLAGDMVLQVLQGTDPDDIPIASSNTSRKVFDYNELNRFQIPIKKLPEGSEVINKPFSFYETYKGFVLSIIGAFVVLITLIAVLVFYMQQYKRMRKKLQVSYEELEITYEELTALQDELQEQYNKLLDNQSLLRASEEKYRHLAYNDVLSGLPNRLSLSEVLRTFIEQRSGDQAALFFLDIDNFKYINDTKGHPFGDQLLVKVGERLQEQLDDRSLHFRLGGDEFVILLKDIKHCDEVIEYAESIVHCFMEPFELNESLVHISASIGIARYPKNGLNVEELMKNADIAMYKAKEAGKGTYVIFGEALQQHFDERMIIENQLRNVITNEELSLHYQPLVDLDTGEIWGFEALIRWHSPVLGFVSPLSFIKIAEDSRLIVPIGEWVLREACQFIKGLHEQGYEGYHISVNISVVQLMMEDFTNMVLKILHETGLPPQYLEMEITESIFMESLEDISRKLEFLKQKGIGIALDDFGTGYSSLSYLKQLPITTLKIDKSFIDSIGDASDNSSLASAIVTIGHDMGLHVTAEGVETIEQLAFLERTKCDKIQGYYISRPIPKHEVMSWILDRVG; this is encoded by the coding sequence ATGATCTACGAGAGGGTTCGTCTCAGGTTGTCAAAAGGTTGGATTGCTATATTACTGATTGTAGTTGTATTCAGTCTGACACTTGTTCATCCAGCAAAAGCCAATGCGGAGAAAACTGCACCTAAGAATGTACTAATTATTAATTCGTATCATAAGGGATTTACTTGGACGGATAACGAGAATGATAGTATTGAGGCGCAGTTAAGAGATGTACCGAACGCTCCGGTTATTTTCAATGAATATATGGACTGGAAACGATATCCTACAGATGCGAACCTCAACAATTTTTACGACATGATCAAGGTCAAGTATGCAAATGTATATATCGATGCCATTGTAGTTACAGACGATAACGCGCTTAGTTTTGCGATAAAATATCGTAAGGAGATTCTCAATGATGCACCCATCATTTTTTGTGGAGTTAATTGGATAGGCGCATATGATATGATCAACGAGAATAATATTACAGGTGTGCTCGAACAGGTAGACCCCTCAGAAACGATACATATGAGTTTAAAGATTAATCCTTTAATTAAGAATGTTTATCTGGTGTTTGATAATTCAGAGAGTGGAATATCTACGGGTGAACTTGTTACAGATAAGATCCAAGCCTTGAATCTTGGATTGAAGGTTATTCCAATGAATAATCTATCTAATGAAGAAATGATGGCCACCGTATCGACGCTTTCTTCGGACAGCATGATTTTATTGACTACATATTATAGTGATTCCACGGGAACTATCAATGAGTTTGATCGTTTTGCAAGTGAACTTAGTTTAAATAGTAGCGTACCTGTATACGGTATTTATGATTATGCATTGAATCATGGTGTAATCGGCGGGAGTCTTATTTCCGGTGAGATTCAAGGACAGCTTGCGGGGGATATGGTACTACAGGTTTTGCAAGGAACAGATCCTGACGATATCCCGATAGCTTCGAGTAATACGAGCCGGAAAGTGTTTGATTATAATGAGCTGAACAGATTTCAAATTCCGATAAAAAAACTGCCCGAGGGTAGTGAAGTAATTAATAAGCCATTCTCTTTCTATGAAACATATAAAGGATTTGTTCTTAGTATTATCGGGGCTTTTGTTGTACTGATTACCCTCATTGCTGTTCTTGTATTTTACATGCAGCAGTATAAAAGAATGAGAAAAAAACTACAAGTGAGCTACGAAGAACTGGAGATCACCTACGAGGAACTTACAGCTTTGCAGGACGAATTACAGGAACAATATAATAAACTACTGGACAATCAATCGCTTTTACGAGCTAGTGAGGAGAAATACCGTCATCTGGCCTACAACGATGTATTAAGTGGTTTACCTAACCGACTGTCATTGTCAGAAGTACTAAGAACGTTTATTGAGCAGCGATCGGGTGATCAAGCGGCGTTATTCTTCCTAGATATAGATAATTTCAAATATATTAATGATACAAAAGGACATCCCTTTGGTGATCAATTGCTAGTTAAAGTAGGAGAACGGCTACAAGAGCAGCTCGATGATAGAAGTCTTCATTTCCGACTCGGTGGTGATGAATTTGTTATTTTACTAAAGGATATTAAACATTGCGACGAGGTTATAGAGTATGCTGAATCGATCGTTCATTGCTTTATGGAACCTTTTGAACTAAATGAGAGTCTGGTACATATTTCTGCAAGCATAGGGATAGCAAGGTATCCGAAGAATGGATTAAACGTGGAAGAACTGATGAAGAATGCAGATATCGCCATGTATAAAGCAAAGGAGGCCGGTAAGGGAACTTATGTCATATTCGGTGAAGCACTGCAGCAGCATTTCGATGAACGGATGATTATTGAGAACCAGCTGCGCAATGTAATCACTAATGAGGAGCTTTCTCTCCATTACCAACCGTTGGTGGATCTCGATACGGGAGAGATTTGGGGCTTTGAAGCTTTAATACGTTGGCATAGTCCTGTGCTCGGATTTGTGTCTCCGTTATCTTTTATTAAAATTGCGGAGGATTCTCGTCTGATCGTTCCTATTGGTGAATGGGTATTACGAGAGGCATGTCAGTTTATTAAAGGGCTTCACGAGCAGGGTTACGAAGGGTATCATATTTCGGTGAATATTTCGGTCGTTCAATTAATGATGGAAGATTTCACGAATATGGTGCTTAAGATTCTGCATGAAACAGGTCTTCCTCCACAATATTTAGAGATGGAAATTACAGAGTCTATCTTTATGGAGTCATTAGAAGACATAAGTAGAAAGTTGGAGTTCTTGAAGCAGAAGGGAATTGGAATTGCGCTTGATGACTTTGGAACGGGCTATTCTTCCTTGAGTTATTTGAAGCAACTACCGATTACTACGCTGAAAATTGATAAGTCGTTTATCGATAGTATCGGCGATGCATCTGACAATAGCTCACTTGCTAGCGCGATTGTAACCATTGGTCATGATATGGGACTGCATGTTACCGCTGAGGGAGTTGAGACGATAGAGCAACTAGCCTTCCTCGAACGAACGAAGTGTGACAAAATTCAGGGATACTACATCAGTAGACCGATTCCGAAACACGAGGTTATGAGTTGGATTTTGGATAGAGTCGGGTAG
- a CDS encoding amidohydrolase, producing MTRNSLENQLIQFRRDLHTYPELSNQEFETTAKIRRALEEHGITICDLPLTTGLVAEIKGELPGSVIALRGDIDALPILEQSDVSFPSLREGVMHACGHDFHTSVMLGVAILLNEQKTTLPGTVRILFQPAEETGHGAKNILNTGILDDVTAIFGLHNDPTLKVGEFGTKTGALTAGVDRFEIHVKGVGAHAAKPHEGNDPILITGAIIGALQSIISRNVSSADNAVVSITQVHSGSTWNVIPEAAYLEGTVRTFSSETRAYIQKRMTQILHGIGESFDAEVTLTWHPGPPSVMNTAEWADLSLQIAAGHGYDAKTIPVTSVGEDFAFYQEKFPGAFVMIGSGGPYDLHHPKFKVDDTALYPACTYFVKLAFAALERLREQ from the coding sequence ATGACTAGAAATTCATTAGAAAATCAATTGATACAATTTCGACGCGACCTACATACGTATCCTGAATTATCTAATCAAGAGTTTGAAACAACGGCCAAAATTCGGAGAGCACTTGAAGAACATGGAATTACCATTTGTGATCTACCTTTAACCACAGGGCTGGTTGCTGAAATTAAAGGAGAACTCCCAGGTTCAGTCATAGCTTTACGTGGAGATATTGATGCATTACCGATTCTGGAACAGTCTGATGTGTCCTTTCCATCTCTTCGTGAAGGTGTTATGCATGCTTGTGGTCATGATTTTCATACCTCAGTAATGCTAGGTGTCGCCATCTTGCTCAATGAACAGAAGACCACCTTACCTGGAACGGTGCGTATTCTTTTCCAACCTGCTGAAGAAACCGGACACGGGGCAAAAAACATTTTGAACACGGGCATTCTCGATGACGTCACCGCTATATTTGGACTACATAATGATCCTACGCTCAAGGTGGGCGAATTCGGAACAAAGACAGGGGCTTTAACTGCTGGGGTGGATCGTTTCGAAATCCATGTTAAAGGCGTTGGCGCACATGCTGCCAAACCTCATGAAGGAAATGATCCAATTCTAATTACTGGGGCGATTATTGGAGCACTCCAAAGTATCATCAGCCGAAATGTATCGTCTGCTGATAATGCCGTGGTCAGCATCACCCAAGTTCATAGCGGCTCAACTTGGAACGTCATCCCGGAAGCTGCCTATTTGGAAGGAACCGTACGTACTTTTAGCAGCGAAACTCGTGCCTATATTCAGAAGCGAATGACGCAAATTCTGCATGGCATCGGCGAGTCGTTTGATGCAGAAGTCACGCTAACTTGGCATCCAGGTCCCCCTTCCGTTATGAACACGGCCGAATGGGCTGACTTGTCACTTCAGATTGCTGCAGGGCATGGCTATGATGCGAAGACCATCCCTGTCACTTCCGTTGGTGAAGATTTCGCCTTCTATCAAGAGAAGTTTCCCGGAGCTTTCGTAATGATTGGCTCCGGTGGACCATACGATCTACACCACCCTAAATTCAAAGTTGATGATACTGCACTCTATCCTGCTTGCACTTATTTTGTAAAATTGGCATTTGCTGCGTTGGAACGATTAAGAGAACAGTAG